In Cucumis melo cultivar AY unplaced genomic scaffold, USDA_Cmelo_AY_1.0 utg001835l, whole genome shotgun sequence, a single genomic region encodes these proteins:
- the LOC127147691 gene encoding ribosomal protein S4, mitochondrial-like, translating into MIIQLTVFFLFVFVVELDVHSIFSKRRKFSHLSHFYSRNRGIFIMSFLLLVRTSTFHVFDTGSIPVIRDVAKKRDERRYALPALRFQTCRLLLGNVRKRELTIIQRRILRKLRNKKRSIKRKIYPRENLNSYIQSQTTRKLPLFHGDLPITEMHRGRERTSYIPFPLNPETRSDVIPVRLHFSSTIPQARQPISHRRVCVNKGMVKITHFQVSHGDLISFQENEARRSGSEIRRSFYIEISVDKIIGKFLDHPVRMWRRNQREWFHLLKTQRGCRLLRKSRFLQELRSSMQEEDLERTKKFGSEKVCLGSSFAEHKRMKRNLYHFQSLFLSNRRKEKNLNLPTRRRSPIENNSSLYSNSTYCSASPHQFTMKSKIKSLSLPTHYSEVNHRTLKAVVSYGPNIGHIPHDIRLKDPNLPLRSGNGRGQNI; encoded by the coding sequence ATGATCATTCAACTGACagtcttctttctttttgtctttGTTGTTGAATTGGACGTTCATTCTATCTTTTCTAAGAGGAGGAAATTCTCTCATCTTTCCCATTTCTATTCTCGGAACAGAGGTATATTCATCATGTCTTTTTTGCTCCTGGTTAGGACATCTACTTTTCACGTCTTTGACACGGGTTCGATTCCCGTTATACGCGATGTGGCGAAAAAGAGGGATGAAAGAAGATATGCCTTGCCTGCATTAAGATTTCAAACTTGTCGTCTACTTTTAGGAAATGTTCGGAAGAGAGAACTGACAATAATACAACGCCGCATTCTCCGAAAATTGAGAAACAAGAAGAGATCTATTAAGAGAAAGATTTATCCGAGAGAAAATCTGAACAGTTACATCCAATCACAAACTACACGAAAGTTGCCCCTTTTTCATGGGGATTTACCCATCACAGAGATGCACAGAGGAAGAGAACGAACTTCTTATATCCCTTTTCCACTCAATCCAGAAACAAGATCGGACGTTATTCCGGTTCGTCtccattttagttcaactaTTCCTCAAGCAAGGCAGCCGATAAGTCATCGAAGGGTTTGTGTGAATAAAGgaatggtcaaaattactcaTTTTCAAGTGTCCCACGGTGATCTAATATCTTTTCAAGAAAATGAGGCGAGAAGGAGCGGTTCAGAAATAAGGAGATCTTTCTATATCGAAATATCAGTTGACAAAATCATAGGCAAATTCCTGGATCACCCGGTCAGAATGTGGAGAAGAAATCAAAGAGAATGGTTCCACCTACTCAAAACTCAGAGGGGATGCCGCCTACTACGAAAATCCCGGTTTTTGCAAGAGTTGCGTTCTTCTATGCAAGAAGAAGACTTAGAAAGAACAAAGAAGTTTGGATCGGAAAAAGTATGCTTAGGCAGTTCCTTCGCTGAGCACAAGAGAATGAAGAGGAATTTGTATCATTTTCAATCCCTATTCTTATCGAATAGAAGGAAGGAGAAAAACCTCAATCTTCCTACTCGAAGAAGAAGTCCTATAGAAAACAACTCTTCTTTATATAGTAATTCGACCTATTGCTCCGCATCCCCCCATCAGTTTACTATGAAGAGCAAAATCAAAAGTCTCTCACTACCTACTCATTATTCGGAGGTGAATCATAGAACACTAAAAGCTGTGGTATCTTATGGACCTAACATAGGTCACATCCCTCACGACATAAGATTGAAAGATCCAAACCTTCCTCTTCGGAGCGGAAACGGACGTGGCCAAAACATATAA